One segment of Pseudodesulfovibrio sp. 5S69 DNA contains the following:
- a CDS encoding RnfABCDGE type electron transport complex subunit D: MNPPILKAMSDITLKLTVSPPPHWRSGRTIQGMMQAHLLALVPAAAMAVVMYGFRAVSVIGLAGTAAVLTEVACLRLQKRDVDVDNYSALYAGVLFAFLLPATAPWWLVTIGGVLTIALGRTVFGGFGCNPVCAPLVAWAVCRFSWPSAMDIDLNLANYMINSPVDQLMYYGVGSLRQFDYMDLFTGHQLGGLGSSQVMALAAGGIFLLAARWIRLFIPAGFLLGVAGTSAIYWAIDPAVYADPMFHLLAGSTVFGAFFLAPDVSSSPVGKIPQTVFGLIAGAMVVIIRTYGVYPDGVPFAVMVANLLSPLLDRLRPKYFGVR, translated from the coding sequence ATGAACCCTCCCATACTCAAAGCGATGTCCGACATCACGCTCAAGCTGACGGTTTCGCCGCCGCCGCACTGGCGCAGCGGGCGGACCATCCAGGGCATGATGCAGGCCCACCTGTTGGCATTGGTCCCGGCCGCCGCCATGGCGGTGGTCATGTACGGCTTCCGCGCGGTCTCGGTCATCGGCCTGGCCGGTACTGCGGCCGTGCTTACCGAGGTCGCCTGCCTGCGCCTCCAGAAGCGGGACGTGGACGTGGACAACTACTCGGCCCTGTATGCGGGCGTGCTTTTCGCCTTCCTGCTCCCGGCCACCGCGCCGTGGTGGCTGGTGACCATCGGCGGGGTGCTGACCATCGCCCTGGGCCGGACCGTGTTCGGCGGCTTCGGCTGCAACCCGGTCTGCGCCCCGCTGGTGGCCTGGGCGGTGTGCCGCTTCTCCTGGCCCTCGGCCATGGACATTGACCTGAACCTTGCGAATTACATGATAAACAGCCCGGTGGACCAACTCATGTATTACGGAGTGGGAAGCCTCCGCCAATTCGACTACATGGACCTGTTCACCGGGCATCAACTGGGCGGCCTGGGCTCGTCCCAGGTCATGGCCCTGGCCGCGGGCGGCATCTTCCTGCTCGCCGCACGGTGGATCCGCCTGTTTATCCCGGCGGGCTTCCTCCTCGGCGTGGCGGGCACGTCCGCGATCTACTGGGCCATCGACCCTGCCGTCTACGCCGACCCCATGTTCCACCTGCTGGCGGGCTCCACCGTGTTCGGCGCCTTCTTCCTGGCTCCGGACGTGTCCTCCAGCCCGGTGGGCAAGATTCCCCAGACCGTGTTTGGCCTCATCGCCGGGGCCATGGTCGTGATCATCCGCACGTACGGGGTGTATCCCGACGGCGTGCCGTTCGCCGTCATGGTGGCGAACCTGCTCAGCCCGTTGTTGGACCGTCTCCGTCCCAAGTACTTCGGAGTCAGATAG
- a CDS encoding c-type heme family protein: MRRLMPHSLQSKFFTGLFLLMTGLVAFFAVGLNIHLNRLMEGEAREKASLILAQVEAVQRYVRNTLRPVMYKTLPSDHFVLEAMSASYVTRAVMSDPNLEHNSFTYRRVTEGARNPDSEATPLEREFIDRFRADPELNHLEEFRNADGERYFITVYAQRYDVSCMHCHGAPEEAPHELIERYGDVRGFGNHVGGLAGIDMVRLKVERDVGGIRDATLSFALLFALGILVQFLIIQGFFHRLVVHSLGRVTGVMQRLFPDEAPLQTELFLPQEDEIEGLLHGFELFAEHLRQARVDLKEYAATLEDKVAERTVDLTRLADDRRADVALFVSLLDSLNRSQTKQELLRAGLELIARRFGASRAGYVCVLAATDFASWPDPDVPPELPEDWHDLVTGIDPRMGDLSWHIPVQTSGTSRGLLNLYWDQPQERSDRLVDLARAIGQQLGIAMENMEALDGLLTQNAMLSSLFEGIADPLLLLDSGDAVLLANSTAVHLADTLDDPGVASLLKMIHDATRDTGCGEFELPDGRIFVAHLYPLTETKGRRTVASLREVTMERRMEDQMVRNERIVAVGQLAAGLAHEINNPLGVILCYAELLAASQKDGQAQADLAVIIRHTELAQRVVRDLLDFSRPRPASREPGDLTAMASATVDLLQPRAKSCGAKLLLEAATEIPPLGAGADALEHILTNLIMNALDAVSGLEEKEVRTGEVRVIIAAGKRFAEITVADNGTGILPEHLNRVFDPFFSTKEAGKGTGLGLAVIYSLIRDLGGDIEVENRPGGGALFRVYLPLAAKDAEEAE, from the coding sequence ATGCGCCGGCTCATGCCGCACAGCCTGCAAAGCAAGTTCTTTACCGGATTGTTCCTGCTCATGACGGGCCTGGTGGCCTTTTTCGCCGTGGGCCTGAACATCCACCTCAACCGCCTCATGGAGGGAGAGGCGCGGGAAAAGGCCTCGCTCATCCTGGCCCAGGTCGAGGCCGTGCAGCGCTACGTCCGCAACACCCTGCGCCCGGTCATGTACAAGACTCTGCCCAGCGACCATTTCGTGCTCGAGGCCATGAGCGCCTCCTACGTGACCCGCGCGGTCATGAGCGACCCCAACCTGGAGCACAACAGCTTCACCTACCGCCGCGTCACCGAGGGCGCGCGCAACCCCGACTCCGAAGCCACTCCCCTGGAGCGCGAGTTCATCGACCGCTTCCGGGCGGACCCCGAGTTGAACCACCTTGAGGAATTCCGGAACGCGGACGGCGAGCGCTACTTCATCACGGTCTACGCCCAGCGCTACGACGTCTCCTGCATGCACTGCCACGGCGCTCCGGAAGAGGCTCCGCACGAGCTTATCGAACGCTACGGCGACGTGCGCGGCTTCGGCAATCACGTGGGCGGCCTGGCGGGCATCGACATGGTTCGGCTCAAGGTCGAGCGGGACGTGGGCGGCATCCGCGACGCCACCCTGTCCTTCGCCCTGCTGTTCGCCCTGGGCATCCTGGTCCAGTTCCTGATCATCCAGGGATTCTTTCACCGCCTGGTGGTCCACAGCCTGGGCCGCGTCACCGGGGTCATGCAGCGCCTGTTCCCGGACGAGGCCCCGCTCCAGACCGAGCTGTTCCTGCCCCAAGAGGACGAGATCGAGGGGCTGCTGCACGGCTTCGAACTCTTCGCCGAGCACCTGCGCCAAGCGCGCGTGGACCTCAAGGAATACGCCGCCACCCTGGAGGACAAGGTGGCCGAGCGCACCGTGGACCTGACCCGGCTTGCCGACGACCGTCGCGCCGACGTGGCCCTGTTCGTCTCGCTCCTGGACAGCCTGAACCGCAGCCAGACCAAACAGGAACTGCTGCGCGCCGGGCTGGAGCTCATCGCCCGCCGCTTCGGCGCGTCCAGGGCGGGCTATGTCTGCGTCCTGGCCGCCACGGACTTCGCCTCCTGGCCCGACCCCGACGTCCCGCCCGAACTGCCGGAGGACTGGCACGACCTGGTCACCGGGATCGACCCCCGCATGGGCGACCTCTCCTGGCACATCCCGGTGCAGACCTCGGGGACCAGCCGGGGCCTCCTGAACCTCTATTGGGACCAGCCCCAGGAACGCTCCGACCGGCTGGTCGACCTGGCCCGGGCCATCGGCCAGCAATTGGGCATCGCCATGGAGAACATGGAGGCCCTGGACGGGCTCCTGACCCAGAACGCCATGCTCTCCTCCCTGTTCGAGGGCATCGCGGACCCGCTCCTTCTGCTGGACTCGGGCGACGCCGTGCTCCTGGCCAACTCCACGGCCGTCCATCTGGCCGACACCCTGGACGATCCCGGAGTCGCCAGCCTGCTGAAAATGATCCACGACGCCACCAGGGATACTGGCTGCGGCGAATTCGAGCTGCCGGACGGACGCATCTTCGTGGCCCACCTCTACCCGCTCACGGAAACCAAGGGCCGCCGCACCGTGGCCTCGCTGCGCGAAGTGACCATGGAACGGCGCATGGAGGACCAGATGGTGCGCAACGAACGCATAGTCGCCGTGGGGCAGCTCGCGGCCGGGCTGGCGCACGAGATCAACAACCCGCTGGGCGTCATCCTGTGCTACGCCGAACTGCTGGCCGCCTCGCAGAAGGACGGCCAGGCCCAGGCGGACCTCGCGGTGATCATCCGCCACACCGAACTGGCCCAGCGCGTGGTCCGCGACCTCCTGGACTTCAGCCGCCCGCGCCCGGCCTCCCGCGAGCCCGGCGACCTGACCGCCATGGCCTCGGCCACGGTGGACCTGCTCCAGCCCAGGGCCAAGTCGTGCGGGGCGAAACTCCTCCTGGAGGCGGCCACGGAAATCCCGCCGCTGGGGGCCGGGGCCGACGCCCTGGAGCACATTCTGACCAACCTGATCATGAACGCCCTGGACGCGGTCAGCGGTCTGGAGGAAAAGGAGGTGCGCACGGGCGAGGTGCGCGTCATCATCGCCGCGGGCAAACGCTTCGCCGAGATCACCGTGGCCGACAACGGGACCGGCATCCTGCCCGAGCACCTCAACCGCGTGTTCGACCCCTTCTTCTCCACCAAGGAGGCGGGCAAGGGAACGGGCCTCGGCCTGGCCGTGATCTACAGCCTGATCCGCGACCTGGGCGGCGATATCGAGGTGGAAAACAGGCCCGGCGGCGGCGCGCTCTTTCGCGTGTACCTGCCCCTGGCCGCCAAGGACGCCGAGGAGGCCGAATGA
- the speA gene encoding biosynthetic arginine decarboxylase — translation MTHAHKGWTAERSAELYRVREWGAGFFGVSEKGDLQVTATPDDFAGAVPIPEIIAGIQARGLDLPVLLRIENLLATQISLLNDSFIQAMESLDYRGTYLGAYPIKVNQQQQVVEAVTRHGRKYHHGLEAGSKAELIAALGMHSDPGAVLVCNGYKDEEFVDLALHAVQLGFKCVLVIEMPGELPLIIERSKALGVEPILGVRAKLASQATGQWAESGGDRSIFGLNAAQIIDVIDRLKEAGMLGCLQLLHYHLGSQIPNIREIRSGVAEASRIYAGLTAEGAGMRYLDLGGGLAVDYDGTRTSLSSSRNYSVYEYCADIIEGVMTVLDEQGVPHPTIITESGRALVAYYSMLLFNVLDAARFEPEPLPKNLPEDTSVHIRHLHETMLALSLDNVQESFNDALYYRDEVRQAFNQGIISFRERALGENVFWQTVRGIAVLARDLPTLPLELEGIARTLSDIYYCNFSVFQSLPDSWAIDQLFPVMPVHRLDEEPTREGSLADITCDCDGKIDRFIEGPGVNRTMRLHALRSSEEYCLGAFLVGAYQETLGDLHNLFGDTNVVTIRILEDGKYEFVGELEGDTVEDVLSYVEYDTKALLTRFREAAEQSVRKGLITPAQRREILQAYKNGLRGYTYLER, via the coding sequence GTGACCCATGCACACAAAGGCTGGACCGCTGAGCGGTCCGCGGAACTCTACCGCGTCCGGGAATGGGGCGCGGGCTTCTTCGGCGTCTCCGAAAAGGGAGACCTCCAGGTAACCGCCACGCCCGACGACTTCGCCGGGGCGGTGCCCATCCCCGAAATCATTGCCGGAATCCAGGCGCGCGGCCTGGACCTGCCGGTGCTGCTGCGCATCGAGAACCTGCTCGCCACGCAGATTTCCCTGCTCAACGACAGCTTCATTCAGGCCATGGAAAGCCTCGACTACAGGGGAACCTACCTCGGCGCGTACCCCATCAAGGTCAACCAGCAGCAACAGGTGGTCGAGGCGGTCACCCGCCACGGCCGCAAGTACCACCACGGGCTCGAGGCCGGGAGCAAGGCCGAACTCATCGCGGCTCTGGGCATGCACAGCGACCCCGGCGCCGTGCTCGTATGCAACGGGTACAAGGACGAGGAGTTCGTGGACCTGGCCCTGCACGCCGTGCAGCTCGGCTTCAAGTGCGTCCTGGTCATCGAGATGCCGGGCGAACTGCCGCTGATCATCGAGCGTTCGAAGGCGCTCGGCGTGGAGCCCATCCTCGGCGTGCGCGCCAAGCTCGCCTCCCAGGCTACCGGCCAATGGGCCGAGTCCGGCGGGGACCGCTCCATCTTCGGGCTCAACGCGGCCCAGATCATCGACGTCATCGACCGCCTCAAGGAGGCCGGGATGCTCGGCTGCCTGCAACTGCTCCACTACCACCTGGGCTCGCAGATCCCGAACATCCGCGAAATTCGCTCGGGCGTGGCCGAGGCCAGCCGCATATACGCGGGCCTCACGGCCGAGGGCGCGGGCATGCGCTATCTGGACCTCGGCGGCGGCCTGGCCGTGGACTACGACGGCACCCGGACCAGCCTGTCCAGCAGCCGCAATTATTCCGTGTACGAGTACTGCGCGGATATCATCGAGGGGGTCATGACCGTACTCGACGAGCAGGGCGTCCCCCACCCGACCATCATCACCGAATCCGGCCGGGCCCTGGTGGCCTACTACTCCATGCTGCTCTTCAACGTGCTCGACGCCGCCCGGTTCGAGCCCGAGCCGCTCCCGAAAAACCTGCCCGAGGACACCAGCGTCCACATCCGGCACCTGCACGAGACCATGCTCGCCCTGAGCCTGGACAACGTCCAGGAAAGCTTCAACGACGCCCTCTACTATCGGGACGAGGTCCGCCAGGCCTTCAACCAGGGGATCATCTCCTTCCGCGAGCGCGCCCTGGGCGAGAACGTCTTCTGGCAGACCGTGCGGGGCATCGCGGTCCTGGCCCGCGACCTGCCGACCCTGCCTTTGGAACTGGAGGGAATCGCCCGCACCCTTTCGGACATCTACTACTGCAATTTCAGCGTGTTCCAGTCCCTTCCCGACTCCTGGGCCATCGACCAGCTCTTCCCGGTCATGCCCGTGCACCGGTTGGACGAGGAGCCCACCCGCGAGGGGTCCCTGGCCGACATCACCTGCGACTGCGACGGCAAGATCGACCGCTTCATCGAAGGCCCCGGTGTGAACCGGACCATGCGCCTGCACGCCCTCAGGAGCTCGGAGGAATATTGCCTCGGAGCCTTCCTGGTGGGCGCGTACCAGGAGACGCTGGGCGACCTGCACAACCTGTTCGGCGACACCAACGTGGTCACCATCCGCATCCTGGAGGACGGCAAGTACGAATTCGTGGGTGAACTGGAAGGCGACACCGTGGAGGACGTGCTCTCCTATGTGGAATACGACACCAAGGCGTTGCTCACCCGCTTCCGCGAGGCCGCCGAGCAGAGCGTGCGCAAGGGGCTGATCACCCCGGCCCAACGCCGCGAAATCCTCCAGGCCTACAAGAACGGCCTGCGGGGCTACACCTACCTGGAACGGTAG
- a CDS encoding electron transport complex protein RnfA, whose protein sequence is MDYFMLFISAIFINNIVLVQYLGTCPFMGTSKSTDVAIGMGAAVIFVMLMATAFTWPLQHYVLTPYGIGYLQTIVFILVIASLVQFVELFLKKVIPPLHASLGLFLPLITTNCAVMGVAIMVQRSNYSFVKAMAFSLASGIGFLIALVIISAIRERLDVSPVPVVFRGIPVALITAGIMSLVFLAFQGMAA, encoded by the coding sequence ATGGATTACTTCATGCTGTTCATCTCGGCCATCTTCATCAACAACATCGTCCTGGTCCAGTACTTGGGCACCTGTCCGTTCATGGGCACGTCCAAGTCCACGGACGTGGCCATCGGCATGGGCGCGGCGGTCATCTTCGTCATGCTCATGGCCACGGCCTTCACCTGGCCCCTGCAACACTATGTGCTCACGCCGTACGGCATCGGCTACCTCCAGACCATCGTGTTCATCCTGGTCATCGCCTCCCTGGTCCAATTCGTGGAGCTGTTCCTGAAGAAGGTCATTCCGCCGCTGCACGCCTCGCTCGGGCTGTTTCTGCCCCTGATCACCACCAACTGCGCGGTCATGGGCGTGGCCATCATGGTCCAGCGCAGCAACTATTCGTTCGTCAAGGCGATGGCCTTCTCCCTTGCCTCGGGCATCGGCTTCCTCATCGCCCTGGTCATCATCTCCGCCATTCGGGAGCGGCTGGACGTCTCCCCGGTGCCGGTCGTCTTTCGCGGCATCCCGGTGGCGCTCATCACGGCGGGCATCATGTCGCTGGTCTTCCTCGCCTTCCAGGGCATGGCCGCGTAA
- a CDS encoding electron transport complex subunit E, translating into MSASIKKEFLKGLWDELPPFRVVLGLCPTLAVTSTAENGFGMGMAVLFVLTLSNAIISALRKVIPGKVRIACFIVIAASLVVAVELLMQAYTYSLYQRLGIFVPLIVVNCIILGRAEAFASKNPVLPSIADGLGMGLGFTMSLTFLGALREGFGSGTVFGMPVAWDGFQPAHFMVMAPGAFVCLGLILAGMNALNRYLSRRKGEPETEPQNTACASCAGCNMCITAKREG; encoded by the coding sequence ATGAGTGCTTCCATCAAGAAGGAGTTCCTCAAGGGGCTGTGGGACGAGCTGCCGCCGTTCCGCGTGGTCCTCGGGCTGTGCCCGACCCTGGCCGTGACCTCCACGGCCGAGAACGGATTCGGCATGGGCATGGCCGTGCTCTTCGTCCTGACCCTGTCCAACGCCATCATCTCGGCCCTGCGCAAGGTCATCCCGGGCAAGGTGCGCATCGCATGCTTCATCGTCATCGCGGCCTCCCTGGTGGTGGCCGTGGAGCTGCTCATGCAGGCGTACACCTATTCCCTGTACCAGCGGCTGGGCATCTTCGTGCCGCTGATCGTGGTCAACTGCATCATCCTGGGCCGGGCCGAGGCCTTCGCCTCCAAGAATCCGGTCCTGCCGTCCATCGCCGACGGCCTGGGCATGGGCCTTGGTTTCACCATGTCGCTGACCTTCCTCGGCGCTCTGCGCGAGGGGTTCGGCAGCGGCACGGTCTTCGGCATGCCGGTGGCCTGGGACGGCTTCCAGCCCGCCCATTTTATGGTCATGGCTCCCGGCGCGTTCGTCTGCCTGGGCCTGATTCTGGCGGGCATGAACGCGCTCAACCGGTACCTGAGCCGCCGCAAGGGCGAGCCGGAGACCGAGCCGCAGAATACGGCCTGCGCCTCCTGCGCGGGCTGCAACATGTGCATCACGGCCAAGAGGGAGGGGTAG
- a CDS encoding sigma-54-dependent transcriptional regulator has product MSQHILLVDDEPDFAQGLARLIAAGFPEVKISLTGDGAEALKILSSDSVDLMLTDLRMPKLNGQELLHQALEIEPGLTVILVTGYGSVEAAVTALKAGAYDFLTKPVKREELARSVQKGLERGRLLGENRALRALAGRCESTLVGKAPAMCRLKESIAAVAASEYNVLICGESGTGKELVAGNIHRLSSRAKGPFVAVNCPAIPEQLLESELFGHVKGAFTGADKARQGLFVSACGGSILLDEIGDISMSMQTKLLRVLQEREIRPVGANAAVKIDVRILATTNRNLPERINEGEFREDLFYRLNVLTVNTPPLREYRDDIPRMAAHFLNQTCLEMHLDPKTLSPEVVACLCERPWPGNVRELQNTVRRLTVFCPGNQVEMVHLRLAEGRLSGPGAAWPGDAGETDEHIDAYKEAKARVLNEFTRTYLERLLARTGGNISEAARLAGLERVSLQKIIKRNGTAVASN; this is encoded by the coding sequence ATGAGCCAACACATATTGCTTGTCGACGATGAACCCGATTTCGCCCAGGGGCTGGCCCGGCTCATCGCCGCAGGCTTTCCCGAGGTAAAGATATCGCTGACCGGCGACGGGGCCGAAGCCCTGAAAATCCTGTCGTCGGACAGCGTGGACCTCATGCTGACGGACCTGCGCATGCCCAAGCTGAACGGCCAGGAGCTCCTGCACCAAGCCCTGGAGATCGAGCCCGGCCTGACCGTGATCCTGGTCACCGGCTACGGCAGCGTGGAGGCCGCCGTGACCGCGCTCAAGGCCGGGGCCTACGACTTCCTGACCAAGCCCGTCAAACGGGAAGAACTGGCTCGCTCGGTGCAGAAGGGGCTGGAGCGCGGGCGGCTGCTCGGCGAGAACCGCGCCCTGCGCGCCCTGGCCGGCCGATGCGAGTCCACCCTGGTGGGAAAGGCCCCGGCCATGTGCCGCCTCAAGGAATCCATCGCCGCGGTGGCCGCCTCGGAATACAATGTGCTGATCTGCGGCGAATCCGGCACGGGCAAGGAGCTCGTGGCCGGGAACATCCACCGCCTGAGCAGCCGGGCCAAGGGCCCCTTCGTGGCCGTAAACTGCCCGGCCATCCCGGAGCAGTTGCTGGAGAGCGAGCTCTTCGGCCACGTCAAGGGCGCCTTCACCGGAGCGGACAAGGCCCGCCAGGGGCTGTTCGTCTCGGCCTGCGGCGGCAGCATCCTGCTCGACGAAATCGGCGACATCTCCATGTCCATGCAAACCAAGCTCCTGCGTGTGCTCCAGGAACGCGAAATCCGGCCCGTGGGGGCCAACGCCGCCGTCAAGATCGACGTGCGCATTCTGGCCACCACCAACCGGAACCTCCCGGAGCGCATCAACGAGGGCGAGTTCCGCGAGGACCTGTTCTACCGCTTGAACGTGCTCACCGTGAACACCCCGCCCCTGCGGGAATACCGCGACGACATTCCGCGCATGGCCGCGCATTTCCTGAACCAGACCTGCCTTGAGATGCACCTCGACCCCAAGACCCTGAGCCCGGAGGTGGTCGCCTGCCTGTGCGAACGGCCCTGGCCCGGCAACGTGCGCGAGTTGCAGAACACCGTACGCCGCCTGACGGTCTTCTGCCCCGGCAACCAGGTGGAGATGGTCCACCTGCGCCTGGCCGAGGGCAGGTTGTCCGGCCCCGGCGCGGCATGGCCCGGCGACGCAGGGGAAACGGACGAGCATATCGACGCCTACAAGGAGGCCAAGGCCAGAGTGCTCAACGAATTCACCCGGACCTACCTGGAGCGGCTCCTGGCCCGGACCGGCGGCAACATCTCGGAGGCGGCGCGCCTGGCCGGGCTCGAACGGGTCAGCCTGCAGAAAATCATCAAGCGGAACGGGACGGCCGTAGCGTCCAACTGA
- a CDS encoding FAD-dependent oxidoreductase translates to MVTSSILVLFLLGLTAASILAVASRILYVKEDPRVARVEACLPGANCGGCGFPGCSAAAAAVVDGIAPPEVCVVANLETAARIAGIMGAEVQFKEPKVATNICSGGSRANLLFDYKGVEDCRAEALLYGGEKSCGIGCIGLGTCVKVCPFNAIRLSDAGLPVVDWNACRSCGKCAEACPTGAIRISSVTSVLLHLNQTDDCLAPCMQKCPAQINVRRFIQQLRQGDMRGALLTIKEHNPLPLIVGRVCPAPCENICRRKIVDEGVAIHTLQRFVADWEMHSGVRVPLHCNPPSGHRVAIIGGGPAGLSCAYFLRRVGHEPVIFEKRQHIGGMMRGVIPEYRLPKKVVDWEVQTILNLGVEARTGVAFGRDVTAADLEREGFEAIFIATGAWKVPPLGIENDDAEGVLDAVSFLYGVGREYTDLRGKTVVVVGGSNTAMDVVRSAVRLGATVIALVPSIQRKMSANKDEILRALEIGADLRYLTAPLELVAEDGAVCGVTYCDLAYDDPEKAKGDPKPVAGTKAFVAADLVIAATDRVVDDSLLRDAEGNPLFKTDKKTGGIGANPTTLQTDIPNVFVGGEVHTGRNILIQAVSDGRRAARSIHFYVTQGTVPEPDNQQVQVIPETILKDMHVTYSIPRVQEPLVSVDERRHTFKEEVAGSITYETARKEASRCLRCGLTCYDADAGAEYTLDEDVTVISAPGRE, encoded by the coding sequence ATGGTAACCTCATCCATATTGGTTCTGTTTCTCCTAGGGTTGACGGCCGCTTCGATCCTGGCGGTCGCCTCGCGCATCCTCTACGTCAAGGAGGACCCCCGCGTGGCCAGGGTCGAAGCGTGCCTGCCCGGCGCCAACTGCGGCGGCTGCGGCTTCCCCGGCTGTTCTGCGGCAGCCGCGGCCGTGGTCGACGGCATCGCGCCGCCCGAAGTCTGCGTGGTCGCCAACCTCGAGACCGCGGCCCGCATCGCCGGGATCATGGGCGCCGAGGTGCAGTTCAAGGAGCCCAAGGTGGCCACCAACATCTGCAGCGGCGGATCGCGGGCCAACCTGCTCTTCGACTACAAGGGCGTGGAGGACTGCCGCGCCGAGGCGCTGCTCTACGGCGGCGAGAAGTCCTGCGGCATCGGCTGCATCGGGCTCGGCACCTGCGTCAAGGTCTGCCCGTTCAACGCCATCCGTTTGAGTGACGCCGGGCTGCCCGTGGTGGACTGGAACGCCTGCCGGTCCTGCGGCAAGTGCGCCGAGGCATGCCCCACCGGGGCCATCCGCATCTCCAGCGTGACCAGCGTGCTCCTGCACCTCAACCAGACCGACGACTGCCTGGCCCCGTGCATGCAGAAGTGCCCGGCCCAGATCAACGTCCGGCGCTTCATCCAGCAGCTCAGGCAGGGCGACATGCGCGGCGCCTTGCTGACCATCAAGGAGCACAACCCGCTGCCGCTCATCGTCGGCCGCGTCTGTCCGGCCCCGTGCGAGAACATCTGCCGCCGCAAGATCGTGGACGAGGGCGTGGCCATCCACACCCTGCAACGATTCGTGGCGGACTGGGAGATGCACTCCGGCGTACGCGTACCTCTGCACTGCAATCCGCCCAGCGGACACAGGGTGGCGATCATCGGCGGCGGTCCGGCCGGGCTGTCCTGCGCCTATTTCCTGCGCCGCGTGGGGCATGAGCCGGTCATCTTCGAGAAGCGCCAGCACATCGGCGGCATGATGCGCGGCGTCATTCCGGAATACCGGCTGCCCAAGAAGGTGGTGGACTGGGAGGTGCAGACCATCCTCAACCTCGGGGTGGAGGCCCGCACCGGTGTGGCCTTCGGCAGGGACGTGACCGCGGCCGACCTTGAGCGCGAGGGCTTCGAGGCCATCTTCATCGCCACGGGTGCCTGGAAGGTACCGCCGCTGGGCATCGAGAACGACGACGCCGAGGGCGTGCTCGACGCGGTCTCGTTCCTCTATGGCGTGGGCCGGGAATATACCGACCTGCGCGGCAAGACCGTGGTCGTCGTGGGCGGCAGCAACACGGCCATGGACGTGGTCCGCAGCGCCGTGCGTCTCGGGGCCACGGTCATCGCCCTGGTGCCGAGCATCCAGCGCAAGATGTCCGCCAACAAGGACGAAATCCTGCGCGCCCTGGAGATCGGGGCCGACCTCCGGTACCTGACCGCGCCGTTGGAGCTGGTGGCCGAGGACGGGGCCGTCTGCGGCGTGACCTATTGCGACCTGGCCTATGACGACCCGGAAAAGGCCAAGGGCGACCCCAAGCCCGTGGCCGGGACCAAGGCGTTCGTGGCGGCCGATCTGGTCATCGCGGCCACGGACCGCGTGGTCGACGACAGCCTGTTGCGCGACGCCGAAGGCAACCCCCTATTCAAGACCGACAAGAAGACCGGAGGGATCGGCGCGAACCCGACCACGTTGCAAACCGACATCCCCAACGTGTTCGTGGGCGGAGAGGTCCACACCGGCCGCAACATCCTGATACAGGCGGTGTCCGACGGGCGCCGCGCCGCACGTTCGATCCACTTCTACGTGACCCAGGGGACCGTCCCTGAACCGGACAATCAGCAGGTTCAGGTCATCCCGGAGACGATCCTCAAGGACATGCACGTGACGTACTCCATTCCCAGAGTACAGGAGCCCCTTGTCAGCGTGGACGAGCGGCGGCACACCTTCAAGGAGGAGGTGGCCGGTTCCATCACCTATGAAACGGCTCGTAAGGAGGCGAGCCGCTGCCTGCGTTGCGGGCTGACCTGCTACGACGCCGACGCCGGGGCCGAATACACCCTGGACGAGGACGTCACGGTCATCAGCGCACCGGGCAGGGAGTAA
- the rnfG gene encoding RnfABCDGE type electron transport complex subunit G, whose amino-acid sequence MREIINMIVVLSLICAASGTLLVNLKRATKAKIEQQVLINVQGPALMTVLAGCDNDPIAERKTVDGVTVFPAKRSGKLVGVAFETFAAGYSGDVGVMVGFDVDNNRLIGIGITTQTETPGVGTRIMKPAFLKQFKGHGLDSMALSSKNGDIDAVAGATYSSTGAVDAVRKALTLYKGIKPQIADLWPAS is encoded by the coding sequence ATGCGTGAAATCATCAATATGATCGTTGTGTTGTCGCTTATATGCGCCGCTTCCGGCACCCTGCTGGTCAACCTTAAGCGGGCCACCAAGGCGAAGATCGAACAGCAGGTGCTCATCAACGTCCAGGGCCCGGCCCTGATGACCGTGCTCGCGGGGTGCGACAACGACCCCATAGCCGAGCGCAAGACCGTGGACGGGGTCACCGTGTTCCCGGCCAAGCGGTCCGGCAAGCTCGTGGGCGTGGCCTTCGAGACCTTTGCCGCGGGGTACTCCGGCGACGTCGGGGTCATGGTCGGGTTCGACGTGGACAACAACCGGCTCATCGGCATCGGCATCACCACCCAGACCGAGACGCCGGGCGTGGGCACCCGGATCATGAAGCCCGCCTTCCTCAAGCAGTTCAAGGGGCACGGGCTCGACTCCATGGCCCTGAGTTCCAAGAACGGCGACATCGACGCCGTGGCCGGGGCGACCTATTCGTCCACCGGCGCGGTCGACGCCGTGCGCAAGGCCCTCACCCTGTACAAGGGCATCAAGCCCCAAATCGCCGACCTCTGGCCGGCGTCCTAA